In Phocoena sinus isolate mPhoSin1 chromosome X, mPhoSin1.pri, whole genome shotgun sequence, a genomic segment contains:
- the NYX gene encoding nyctalopin — protein MDTWELARAELRARPYSQAPWICWAQKNVASHLEGFGRLYLILHAVVLGLPSARAAEDACASACPAACVCSSVERGCSVRCDRAGLLRVPAEFPCEAASIDLDRNGLRFLGERAFGTLPSLRRLSLRHNNLSFITPGAFKGLPRLAELRLAHNGDLRYLHAHTFAALGRLRRLDLAACRLFSVPERLLAELPALRELAAFDNLFRRVPGALRGLANLTHAYLERSRIEAVASSSLLGLHRLRSLNLQANRVRAVHGGAFRDCSALEHLLLNDNLLAALPADAFLGLRRLRTLNLGGNALGRVAHAWFAELAELELLYLDRNRIAFVEEGAFQNLSGLLALHLNGNHLTVLAWAAFQPGFFLGRLFLFRNPWRCDCRLEWLRDWMESFGRAADVPCASPGSVAGLDLRQVAFGRSADGLCVDPEELNFTASSPGPSPEPAATTVSRFSSLLSKLLAPRAPVAEAANTTEGPVNASLSDSLPSRGVGSSGHKTPFLLGSGLLLSVAQHVVFVLQMD, from the exons GTGGCAAGCCACCTGGAGGGCTTTGGAAGGCTTTATCTGATCCTCCAT gcgGTGGTCCTCGGCCTGCCCAGCGCCCGGGCCGCCGAGGACGCCTGCGCGAGCGCCTGCCCGGCCGCCTGCGTCTGCAGCAGCGTGGAGCGCGGCTGCTCGGTGCGCTGCGACCGCGCGGGCCTCTTGCGGGTGCCGGCCGAGTTCCCGTGCGAGGCGGCCTCCATCGACCTGGACCGCAATGGCCTGCGCTTCCTGGGCGAGCGGGCCTTTGGCACGCTGCCGTCGCTGCGCCGCCTGTCGCTGCGCCACAACAACCTGTCCTTCATCACGCCTGGCGCCTTCAAGGGCCTGCCGCGCCTGGCCGAGCTGCGCCTGGCGCACAACGGCGATCTGCGCTACCTGCATGCGCACACCTTCGCCGCACTCGGCCGCCTGCGGCGCCTTGACCTGGCCGCCTGCCGCCTCTTCAGCGTGCCCGAGCGCCTCCTGGCCGAGCTGCCCGCCCTGCGCGAGCTCGCCGCCTTCGACAACCTGTTCCGCCGCGTCCCCGGCGCTCTGCGCGGCCTAGCCAACTTGACGCATGCGTACCTGGAGCGCAGCCGCATCGAGGCCGTGGCCTCCAGCTCGCTGCTGGGTCTGCACCGCCTGCGGTCGCTCAACCTGCAGGCCAACCGCGTCCGCGCCGTGCACGGCGGCGCCTTCCGCGACTGCAGCGCCCTGGAGCATCTGCTGCTCAACGACAACCTGCTGGCCGCGCTGCCGGCCGACGCCTTCCTCGGCCTCCGCCGCCTGCGCACGCTCAACCTGGGCGGCAACGCGCTGGGCCGCGTGGCGCACGCCTGGTTCGCCGAGCTGGCTGAGCTCGAGCTGCTCTACTTGGACCGCAACCGCATTGCCTTCGTGGAAGAGGGCGCCTTCCAGAACCTCTCGGGCCTCCTGGCCCTGCATCTCAACGGCAACCATCTCACCGTGCTCGCCTGGGCAGCCTTCCAGCCCGGCTTCTTCCTGGGCCGACTCTTCCTCTTCCGCAACCCATGGCGCTGCGACTGTCGTCTGGAGTGGCTGCGGGACTGGATGGAGAGCTTTGGGCGCGCCGCCGACGTGCCGTGCGCCTCCCCGGGCTCCGTGGCCGGCCTGGACCTCCGCCAGGTGGCCTTTGGGCGTTCCGCCGACGGCCTCTGTGTGGACCCCGAGGAGCTGAACTTCACCGCGTCCAGTCCAGGTCCGTCCCCAGAGCCAGCGGCCACCACAGTGAGCAGGTTCAGCAGCCTCCTCTCCAAGCTGCTGGCCCCGAGGGCCCCGGTGGCGGAGGCGGCCAATACCACTGAGGGGCCGGTCAACGCCTCGCTGTCTGACAGCCTTCCCTCCCGGGGGGTGGGCAGCTCGGGCCACAAGACACCGTTTCTCCTGGGCTCTGGTCTTCTGCTCAGCGTGGCCCAGCACGTGGTGTTTGTACTCCAGATGGACTGA